A genome region from Panthera leo isolate Ple1 chromosome A2, P.leo_Ple1_pat1.1, whole genome shotgun sequence includes the following:
- the KANK2 gene encoding KN motif and ankyrin repeat domain-containing protein 2 isoform X2, with product MAQVLHVPAPFPGTPGPASPPAFPAREPDPPYSVETPYGYRLDLDFLKYVDDIEKGHTLRRVAVQRRPRLSSLPRGPGSWWTSTESLCSNASGDSRHSAYSYCGRGFYPQYGALETRAGFNPRVERTLLDARRRLEDQAAAPTGLGSLTPSAAGSTSSLVGVGLPPPTPRSSGLSTPVPPSAGHLAHVREQMAGALRKLRQLEEQVKLIPVLQVKLSVLQEEKRQLTVQLKSQKFLGHPTGARGRSELCLDLPEPPEDPVTLETRSVGTWVRERDLGVPDGEAALAAKVTVLETQLKKALQELQAAQARHADPQPQARPPPDSPIRVDTVRVVEGPREVEVVASTAAGTPAQRAQSLEPYGTGLRSLAPSGGVESPAVFRSHELVETAFPTSAAPAGNVHLVKKISITERGCSDPAGLPQAPAESPSSPPGVAASSLAQPEKKAGGALAREAADSEPARQAASCESAEAGGAGEPPAGVRSIMKRKEEPADPPAHRRSLQFVGVNGGYESSSEDSSTAENFSDNESTENEAAGPEERVPSVAEAPQLRPSGTAVAKTSQEECQPSREPQHVLVEEGVSGANAEEEIRMELSPDLISACLALEKYLDNPNALSERELKVAYTTVLQEWLRLACRSDAHPELVRRHLVTFRAMSARLLDYVVNIADGNGNTALHYSVSHANFPVVRQLLDSGVCQVDKQNRAGYSPIMLTALATLKTQDDLETVLQLFRLGDVNAKASQAGQTALMLAVSHGRVDVVKALLACEADVNVQDDDGSTALMCACEHGHKEITGLLLAVPSCDISLTDRDGSTALMVALDAGQSEIASMLYSRMNIKCSFAPMSDDESPASSSAEE from the exons ATGGCCCAAGTCCTGCACGTGCCAGCTCCCTTCCCAG GGACCCCTGGGCCAGCCTCCCCACCCGCCTTCCCTGCCAGGGAGCCTGACCCACCGTACTCTGTGGAGACGCCCTATGGCTACCGCCTCGACCTGGACTTTCTCAAGTATGTGGATGACATCGAGAAAGGCCACACGCTTCGGCGCGTGGCCGTGCAGCGCCGGCCCCGCCTCAGCTCCCTGCCCCGAGGTCCTGGCTCCTGGTGGACCTCCACCGAGTCTCTGTGCTCTAATGCCAGCGGGGACAGCCGCCACTCGGCCTATTCCTACTGCGGCCGCGGCTTCTACCCGCAGTACGGTGCCCTAGAGACCCGCGCCGGCTTCAACCCGCGCGTGGAGCGCACGCTGCTGGATGCCCGACGCCGCCTGGAGGACCAGGCAGCTGCGCCCACCGGCCTGGGCTCCCTGACCCCCAGCGCAGCAGGCTCCACCAGCTCATTGGTGGGCGTGGGGCTGCCACCCCCGACGCCACGGAGCTCAGGACTGTCCACACCCGTGCCTCCTAGCGCCGGGCACCTGGCCCACGTGCGGGAACAGATGGCGGGTGCCCTGCGGAAGCTGCGGCAGCTGGAGGAGCAGGTGAAGCTGATCCCCGTGCTCCAGGTGAAGCTATCCGTGCTGCAGGAGGAGAAACGGCAGCTCACGGTGCAGCTCAAGAGCCAGAAATTCCTGGGCCATCCCACGGGGGCCCGGGGCCGCAGCGAGCTCTGCCTGGACCTCCCAGAGCCCCCCGAAGATCCAGTGACGCTCGAGACCAGGAGCGTGGGCACCTGGGTCCGAGAGCGGGACTTGGGTGTGCCTGACGGCGAGGCGGCCCTCGCCGCTAAGGTCACGGTGCTGGAGACCCAGCTCAAGAAAGCGCTGCAGGAGCTGCAGGCGGCTCAGGCCCGCCACGcggacccccagccccaggccaggccaCCACCGGACAGCCCGATCCGAGTGGACACTGTCCGGGTGGTAGAGGGGCCGcgggaggtggaggtggtggccAGCACGGCTGCCGGAACCCCCGCCCAGCgggcccagagtctggagccctaTGGAACAGGGCTGCGGTCCCTGGCACCGTCTGGAGGGGTGGAGAGCCCTGCCGTGTTCCGTAGCCACGAGCTGGTAGAGACCGCGTTCCCAACGTCTGCTGCGCCCGCCGGCAACGTTCACCTGGTGAAGAAGATCAGCATCACGGAGCGCGGCTGCAGTGACCCAGCAG gtCTCCCACAGGCTCCTGCGGAGTCACCCTCGTCGCCCCCAGGGGTGGCGGCCTCGTCCCTGGCACAGCCTGAGAAGAAGGCAGGCGGAGCGCTCGCCCGCGAAGCTGCCGACTCGGAGCCCGCCCGGCAGGCAGCCTCGTGCGAGTCCGCGGAGGCGGGGGGCGCAG GCGAGCCCCCGGCTGGCGTGCGGTCCATCATGAAGCGCAAAGAGGAGCCCGCGGACCCCCCAGCCCACCGGAGGAGCCTGCAGTTTGTGGGGGTCAACGGCGG ATACGAGTCCTCCTCGGAGGACTCCAGCACAGCAGAGAACTTCTCAGACAACGAGAGCACAGAGAACGAGGCCGCGGGACCAGAGGAGAGGGTTCCAAGTGTGGCCGAAGCCCCCCAGCTCAGGCCCTCGGGGACAGCGGTGGCCAAGACCAGCCAGGAGGAGTGCCAGCCGTCTCGGGAGCCTCAGCATGtgctggtggaggagggggtgTCAGGAGCGAATGCAGAGGAGGAGATCCG GATGGAACTAAGCCCCGACCTCATCTCAGCCTGCCTGGCCCTGGAAAAGTATCTGGACAACCCCAATGCCCTCAGTGAGCGGGAGCTG AAAGTGGCCTACACCACGGTGCTACAGGAGTGGCTGCGTCTGGCCTGCCGCAGCGACGCCCACCCTGAGCTGGTGCGGCGCCACCTGGTCACCTTCCGGGCCATGTCGGCGCGGCTGCTGGACTACGTGGTCAACATCGCCGACGGCAATGGCAACACCGCTCTACACTACTCCGTGTCCCACGCCAACTTCCCCGTGGTGCGGCAGCTGCTGGACAGCG gtGTCTGCCAGGTGGACAAGCAGAACCGCGCTGGCTACAGCCCCATCATGCTCACTGCCCTGGCCACTCTGAAGACCCAGGATGACCTCGAGACCGTGTTGCAGCTCTTCCGGCTCGGAGATGTCAATGCCAAAGCCAGCCAG GCGGGGCAGACGGCCCTCATGCTGGCGGTCAGCCACGGGCGGGTGGATGTGGTCAAAGCCCTGCTGGCCTGTGAAGCAGACGTCAACGTCCAGGATGATGACGGTTCCACGGCCCTGATGTGCGCCTGTGAGCACGGCCACAAGGAGATCACGGGGC
- the KANK2 gene encoding KN motif and ankyrin repeat domain-containing protein 2 isoform X3 has translation MAQVLHVPAPFPGTPGPASPPAFPAREPDPPYSVETPYGYRLDLDFLKYVDDIEKGHTLRRVAVQRRPRLSSLPRGPGSWWTSTESLCSNASGDSRHSAYSYCGRGFYPQYGALETRAGFNPRVERTLLDARRRLEDQAAAPTGLGSLTPSAAGSTSSLVGVGLPPPTPRSSGLSTPVPPSAGHLAHVREQMAGALRKLRQLEEQVKLIPVLQVKLSVLQEEKRQLTVQLKSQKFLGHPTGARGRSELCLDLPEPPEDPVTLETRSVGTWVRERDLGVPDGEAALAAKVTVLETQLKKALQELQAAQARHADPQPQARPPPDSPIRVDTVRVVEGPREVEVVASTAAGTPAQRAQSLEPYGTGLRSLAPSGGVESPAVFRSHELVETAFPTSAAPAGNVHLVKKISITERGCSDPAGLPQAPAESPSSPPGVAASSLAQPEKKAGGALAREAADSEPARQAASCESAEAGGAGEPPAGVRSIMKRKEEPADPPAHRRSLQFVGVNGGYESSSEDSSTAENFSDNESTENEAAGPEERVPSVAEAPQLRPSGTAVAKTSQEECQPSREPQHVLVEEGVSGANAEEEIRMELSPDLISACLALEKYLDNPNALSERELKVAYTTVLQEWLRLACRSDAHPELVRRHLVTFRAMSARLLDYVVNIADGNGNTALHYSVSHANFPVVRQLLDSGVCQVDKQNRAGYSPIMLTALATLKTQDDLETVLQLFRLGDVNAKASQAGQTALMLAVSHGRVDVVKALLACEADVNVQDDDGSTALMCACEHGHKEITGLLLAVPSCDISLTDRDGSTALMVALDAGQSEIASMLYSRMNIKCSEEPPTAT, from the exons ATGGCCCAAGTCCTGCACGTGCCAGCTCCCTTCCCAG GGACCCCTGGGCCAGCCTCCCCACCCGCCTTCCCTGCCAGGGAGCCTGACCCACCGTACTCTGTGGAGACGCCCTATGGCTACCGCCTCGACCTGGACTTTCTCAAGTATGTGGATGACATCGAGAAAGGCCACACGCTTCGGCGCGTGGCCGTGCAGCGCCGGCCCCGCCTCAGCTCCCTGCCCCGAGGTCCTGGCTCCTGGTGGACCTCCACCGAGTCTCTGTGCTCTAATGCCAGCGGGGACAGCCGCCACTCGGCCTATTCCTACTGCGGCCGCGGCTTCTACCCGCAGTACGGTGCCCTAGAGACCCGCGCCGGCTTCAACCCGCGCGTGGAGCGCACGCTGCTGGATGCCCGACGCCGCCTGGAGGACCAGGCAGCTGCGCCCACCGGCCTGGGCTCCCTGACCCCCAGCGCAGCAGGCTCCACCAGCTCATTGGTGGGCGTGGGGCTGCCACCCCCGACGCCACGGAGCTCAGGACTGTCCACACCCGTGCCTCCTAGCGCCGGGCACCTGGCCCACGTGCGGGAACAGATGGCGGGTGCCCTGCGGAAGCTGCGGCAGCTGGAGGAGCAGGTGAAGCTGATCCCCGTGCTCCAGGTGAAGCTATCCGTGCTGCAGGAGGAGAAACGGCAGCTCACGGTGCAGCTCAAGAGCCAGAAATTCCTGGGCCATCCCACGGGGGCCCGGGGCCGCAGCGAGCTCTGCCTGGACCTCCCAGAGCCCCCCGAAGATCCAGTGACGCTCGAGACCAGGAGCGTGGGCACCTGGGTCCGAGAGCGGGACTTGGGTGTGCCTGACGGCGAGGCGGCCCTCGCCGCTAAGGTCACGGTGCTGGAGACCCAGCTCAAGAAAGCGCTGCAGGAGCTGCAGGCGGCTCAGGCCCGCCACGcggacccccagccccaggccaggccaCCACCGGACAGCCCGATCCGAGTGGACACTGTCCGGGTGGTAGAGGGGCCGcgggaggtggaggtggtggccAGCACGGCTGCCGGAACCCCCGCCCAGCgggcccagagtctggagccctaTGGAACAGGGCTGCGGTCCCTGGCACCGTCTGGAGGGGTGGAGAGCCCTGCCGTGTTCCGTAGCCACGAGCTGGTAGAGACCGCGTTCCCAACGTCTGCTGCGCCCGCCGGCAACGTTCACCTGGTGAAGAAGATCAGCATCACGGAGCGCGGCTGCAGTGACCCAGCAG gtCTCCCACAGGCTCCTGCGGAGTCACCCTCGTCGCCCCCAGGGGTGGCGGCCTCGTCCCTGGCACAGCCTGAGAAGAAGGCAGGCGGAGCGCTCGCCCGCGAAGCTGCCGACTCGGAGCCCGCCCGGCAGGCAGCCTCGTGCGAGTCCGCGGAGGCGGGGGGCGCAG GCGAGCCCCCGGCTGGCGTGCGGTCCATCATGAAGCGCAAAGAGGAGCCCGCGGACCCCCCAGCCCACCGGAGGAGCCTGCAGTTTGTGGGGGTCAACGGCGG ATACGAGTCCTCCTCGGAGGACTCCAGCACAGCAGAGAACTTCTCAGACAACGAGAGCACAGAGAACGAGGCCGCGGGACCAGAGGAGAGGGTTCCAAGTGTGGCCGAAGCCCCCCAGCTCAGGCCCTCGGGGACAGCGGTGGCCAAGACCAGCCAGGAGGAGTGCCAGCCGTCTCGGGAGCCTCAGCATGtgctggtggaggagggggtgTCAGGAGCGAATGCAGAGGAGGAGATCCG GATGGAACTAAGCCCCGACCTCATCTCAGCCTGCCTGGCCCTGGAAAAGTATCTGGACAACCCCAATGCCCTCAGTGAGCGGGAGCTG AAAGTGGCCTACACCACGGTGCTACAGGAGTGGCTGCGTCTGGCCTGCCGCAGCGACGCCCACCCTGAGCTGGTGCGGCGCCACCTGGTCACCTTCCGGGCCATGTCGGCGCGGCTGCTGGACTACGTGGTCAACATCGCCGACGGCAATGGCAACACCGCTCTACACTACTCCGTGTCCCACGCCAACTTCCCCGTGGTGCGGCAGCTGCTGGACAGCG gtGTCTGCCAGGTGGACAAGCAGAACCGCGCTGGCTACAGCCCCATCATGCTCACTGCCCTGGCCACTCTGAAGACCCAGGATGACCTCGAGACCGTGTTGCAGCTCTTCCGGCTCGGAGATGTCAATGCCAAAGCCAGCCAG GCGGGGCAGACGGCCCTCATGCTGGCGGTCAGCCACGGGCGGGTGGATGTGGTCAAAGCCCTGCTGGCCTGTGAAGCAGACGTCAACGTCCAGGATGATGACGGTTCCACGGCCCTGATGTGCGCCTGTGAGCACGGCCACAAGGAGATCACGGGGC
- the KANK2 gene encoding KN motif and ankyrin repeat domain-containing protein 2 isoform X1, whose amino-acid sequence MAQVLHVPAPFPGTPGPASPPAFPAREPDPPYSVETPYGYRLDLDFLKYVDDIEKGHTLRRVAVQRRPRLSSLPRGPGSWWTSTESLCSNASGDSRHSAYSYCGRGFYPQYGALETRAGFNPRVERTLLDARRRLEDQAAAPTGLGSLTPSAAGSTSSLVGVGLPPPTPRSSGLSTPVPPSAGHLAHVREQMAGALRKLRQLEEQVKLIPVLQVKLSVLQEEKRQLTVQLKSQKFLGHPTGARGRSELCLDLPEPPEDPVTLETRSVGTWVRERDLGVPDGEAALAAKVTVLETQLKKALQELQAAQARHADPQPQARPPPDSPIRVDTVRVVEGPREVEVVASTAAGTPAQRAQSLEPYGTGLRSLAPSGGVESPAVFRSHELVETAFPTSAAPAGNVHLVKKISITERGCSDPAGLPQAPAESPSSPPGVAASSLAQPEKKAGGALAREAADSEPARQAASCESAEAGGAGEPPAGVRSIMKRKEEPADPPAHRRSLQFVGVNGGYESSSEDSSTAENFSDNESTENEAAGPEERVPSVAEAPQLRPSGTAVAKTSQEECQPSREPQHVLVEEGVSGANAEEEIRMELSPDLISACLALEKYLDNPNALSERELKVAYTTVLQEWLRLACRSDAHPELVRRHLVTFRAMSARLLDYVVNIADGNGNTALHYSVSHANFPVVRQLLDSGVCQVDKQNRAGYSPIMLTALATLKTQDDLETVLQLFRLGDVNAKASQAGQTALMLAVSHGRVDVVKALLACEADVNVQDDDGSTALMCACEHGHKEITGLLLAVPSCDISLTDRDGSTALMVALDAGQSEIASMLYSRMNIKCSSRRRSQIHNTQDDLSEPGDGNCRREI is encoded by the exons ATGGCCCAAGTCCTGCACGTGCCAGCTCCCTTCCCAG GGACCCCTGGGCCAGCCTCCCCACCCGCCTTCCCTGCCAGGGAGCCTGACCCACCGTACTCTGTGGAGACGCCCTATGGCTACCGCCTCGACCTGGACTTTCTCAAGTATGTGGATGACATCGAGAAAGGCCACACGCTTCGGCGCGTGGCCGTGCAGCGCCGGCCCCGCCTCAGCTCCCTGCCCCGAGGTCCTGGCTCCTGGTGGACCTCCACCGAGTCTCTGTGCTCTAATGCCAGCGGGGACAGCCGCCACTCGGCCTATTCCTACTGCGGCCGCGGCTTCTACCCGCAGTACGGTGCCCTAGAGACCCGCGCCGGCTTCAACCCGCGCGTGGAGCGCACGCTGCTGGATGCCCGACGCCGCCTGGAGGACCAGGCAGCTGCGCCCACCGGCCTGGGCTCCCTGACCCCCAGCGCAGCAGGCTCCACCAGCTCATTGGTGGGCGTGGGGCTGCCACCCCCGACGCCACGGAGCTCAGGACTGTCCACACCCGTGCCTCCTAGCGCCGGGCACCTGGCCCACGTGCGGGAACAGATGGCGGGTGCCCTGCGGAAGCTGCGGCAGCTGGAGGAGCAGGTGAAGCTGATCCCCGTGCTCCAGGTGAAGCTATCCGTGCTGCAGGAGGAGAAACGGCAGCTCACGGTGCAGCTCAAGAGCCAGAAATTCCTGGGCCATCCCACGGGGGCCCGGGGCCGCAGCGAGCTCTGCCTGGACCTCCCAGAGCCCCCCGAAGATCCAGTGACGCTCGAGACCAGGAGCGTGGGCACCTGGGTCCGAGAGCGGGACTTGGGTGTGCCTGACGGCGAGGCGGCCCTCGCCGCTAAGGTCACGGTGCTGGAGACCCAGCTCAAGAAAGCGCTGCAGGAGCTGCAGGCGGCTCAGGCCCGCCACGcggacccccagccccaggccaggccaCCACCGGACAGCCCGATCCGAGTGGACACTGTCCGGGTGGTAGAGGGGCCGcgggaggtggaggtggtggccAGCACGGCTGCCGGAACCCCCGCCCAGCgggcccagagtctggagccctaTGGAACAGGGCTGCGGTCCCTGGCACCGTCTGGAGGGGTGGAGAGCCCTGCCGTGTTCCGTAGCCACGAGCTGGTAGAGACCGCGTTCCCAACGTCTGCTGCGCCCGCCGGCAACGTTCACCTGGTGAAGAAGATCAGCATCACGGAGCGCGGCTGCAGTGACCCAGCAG gtCTCCCACAGGCTCCTGCGGAGTCACCCTCGTCGCCCCCAGGGGTGGCGGCCTCGTCCCTGGCACAGCCTGAGAAGAAGGCAGGCGGAGCGCTCGCCCGCGAAGCTGCCGACTCGGAGCCCGCCCGGCAGGCAGCCTCGTGCGAGTCCGCGGAGGCGGGGGGCGCAG GCGAGCCCCCGGCTGGCGTGCGGTCCATCATGAAGCGCAAAGAGGAGCCCGCGGACCCCCCAGCCCACCGGAGGAGCCTGCAGTTTGTGGGGGTCAACGGCGG ATACGAGTCCTCCTCGGAGGACTCCAGCACAGCAGAGAACTTCTCAGACAACGAGAGCACAGAGAACGAGGCCGCGGGACCAGAGGAGAGGGTTCCAAGTGTGGCCGAAGCCCCCCAGCTCAGGCCCTCGGGGACAGCGGTGGCCAAGACCAGCCAGGAGGAGTGCCAGCCGTCTCGGGAGCCTCAGCATGtgctggtggaggagggggtgTCAGGAGCGAATGCAGAGGAGGAGATCCG GATGGAACTAAGCCCCGACCTCATCTCAGCCTGCCTGGCCCTGGAAAAGTATCTGGACAACCCCAATGCCCTCAGTGAGCGGGAGCTG AAAGTGGCCTACACCACGGTGCTACAGGAGTGGCTGCGTCTGGCCTGCCGCAGCGACGCCCACCCTGAGCTGGTGCGGCGCCACCTGGTCACCTTCCGGGCCATGTCGGCGCGGCTGCTGGACTACGTGGTCAACATCGCCGACGGCAATGGCAACACCGCTCTACACTACTCCGTGTCCCACGCCAACTTCCCCGTGGTGCGGCAGCTGCTGGACAGCG gtGTCTGCCAGGTGGACAAGCAGAACCGCGCTGGCTACAGCCCCATCATGCTCACTGCCCTGGCCACTCTGAAGACCCAGGATGACCTCGAGACCGTGTTGCAGCTCTTCCGGCTCGGAGATGTCAATGCCAAAGCCAGCCAG GCGGGGCAGACGGCCCTCATGCTGGCGGTCAGCCACGGGCGGGTGGATGTGGTCAAAGCCCTGCTGGCCTGTGAAGCAGACGTCAACGTCCAGGATGATGACGGTTCCACGGCCCTGATGTGCGCCTGTGAGCACGGCCACAAGGAGATCACGGGGC